One Vicugna pacos chromosome 12, VicPac4, whole genome shotgun sequence genomic window carries:
- the SLC4A8 gene encoding electroneutral sodium bicarbonate exchanger 1 isoform X2: protein MRAGSNEPDGVLSYQRPDEEAVVDQGGTSTILNIHYEKEELEGHRTLYVGVRMPLGRQSHRHHRTHGQKHRRRGRGKGASQGEEGSEALAHDTPSQRVQFILGTEEDEEHVPHDLFTELDEICLKEGEDAEWKETARWLKFEEDVEDGGERWSKPYVATLSLHSLFELRSCLINGTVLLDMRANSIEEISDLILDQQELFSDLNDSMRVKVREALLKKHHHQNEKKRNNLIPIVRSFAEVGKKQSDPHLMDKHGQTVSPQSIPTTNLEVKNGVNCEHSPVDLSKVDLHFMKKIPTGAEASNVLVGEVDTLDRPIVAFVRLSPAVLLSGLTEVPIPTRFLFILLGPVGKGQQYHEIGRSMATIMTDEIFHDVAYKAKERDDLLAGIDEFLDQVTVLPPGEWDPSIRIEPPKNVPSQEKRKMPGVPNGNVCHIEPEAHGGHSGPELQRTGRLFGGLVLDIKRKAPWYWSDYRDALSLQCLASFLFLYCACMSPVITFGGLLGEATEGRISAIESLFGASMTGIAYSLFAGQALTILGSTGPVLVFEKILFKFCKDYALSYLSLRACIGLWTAFLCIVLVATDASSLVCYITRFTEEAFASLICIIFIYEAIEKLIHLAETYPIHMHSQLDRLSLYYCRCTLPENPNNHTLQYWKDHNIVTAEVHWANLTVSECQEMHGEFTGSACGHHGPYTPDVLFWSCILFFTTFILSSTLKTFKTSRYFPTRVRSMVSDFAVFLTIFTMVIIDFLIGVPSPKLQVPSVFKPTRDDRGWIISPIGPNPWWTVIAAIIPALLCTILIFMDQQITAVIINRKEHKLKKGCGYHLDLLMVAIMLGVCSVMGLPWFVAATVLSITHVNSLKLESECSAPGEQPKFLGIREQRVTGLMIFVLMGCSVFMTAILKFIPMPVLYGVFLYMGVSSLQGIQFFDRLKLFGMPAKHQPDFIYLRHVPLRKVHLFTLIQLTCLVLLWVIKASPAAIVFPMMVLALVFVRKVMDLCFSKRELSWLDDLMPESKKKKLDDAKKKAKEEEEAEKMLEIGGDKFPLESRKLLSSPGKNNSFRCDPSEINISDEMPKTTVWKALSMNSGNTKEKSLFN, encoded by the exons ACACACCATCTCAGCGTGTTCAGTTCATTCTTGGCACTGAGGAAGATGAGGAGCATGTGCCTCACGACCTGTTCACAGAGCTGGATGAGATCTGTCTGAAAGAGGGAGAAGATGCCGAGTGGAAGGAGACAGCCAG GTGGCTGAAGTTTGAAGAGGATGTCGAGGACGGGGGAGAACGCTGGAGCAAGCCTTACGTGGCGACCCTATCACTGCACAGTCTCTTTGAGCTCAGGAGCTGCCTTATCAATGGGACGGTCCTCCTGGATATGCGAGCAAATAGCATAGAAGAAATTTCAG ACCTGATCCTGGACCAGCAAGAACTGTTCAGTGACCTGAATGACAGCATGAGGGTTAAAGTACGAGAAGCCCTTCTCAAAAAGCACCATcatcagaatgaaaagaagagaaataacctCATCCCCATTGTCCGTTCCTTTGCTGAAGTGGGCAAGAAGCAGTCTGATCCACATTTAATGGATAAACATG GTCAAACCGTGTCTCCTCAGTCCATTCCAACTACAAATCTAGAAGTGAAAAATGGTGTGAATTGTGAACACAGTCCTGTGGATTTAAGCAAG gTGGACCTTCACTTTATGAAAAAAATCCCCACTGGGGCAGAGGCCTCGAATGTCCTGGTTGGAGAGGTGGACACGCTGGACCGCCCCATCGTTGCCTTTGTGAGGCTGTCTCCGGCCGTCCTTCTGTCAGGCCTGACGGAAGTGCCCATCCCAACAAG ATTTTTGTTTATCCTGTTGGGTCCGGTAGGGAAAGGTCAGCAGTACCATGAGATTGGCAGATCCATGGCCACCATCATGACAGATGAG aTTTTTCATGATGTGGCATACAAGGCAAAAGAGCGAGACGACCTGCTGGCAGGGATTGATGAGTTCCTAGACCAGGTGACGGTGCTGCCTCCAGGGGAGTGGGACCCATCCATTAGGATTGAGCCACCCAAAAACGTCCCTTCCCAG gagaaaaggaaaatgcctGGAGTCCCAAATGGAAATGTTTGCCATATCGAACCGGAAGCACATGGGGGCCACAGCGGACCAGAGCTTCAGCGCACTGGGCG GCTCTTTGGGGGCTTGGTGCTGGACATCAAGCGGAAGGCCCCCTGGTACTGGAGCGACTACCGGGATGCACTTAGCTTACAGTGTTTGGCCTCCTTTCTGTTCCTGTACTGTGCCTGCATGTCACCTGTCATCACCTTTGGGGGATTGCTCGGAGAAGCCACCGAGGGGCGCATA agTGCAATTGAATCCTTGTTTGGAGCCTCCATGACGGGGATTGCCTACTCCTTGTTTGCTGGACAGGCTCTCACCATCCTGGGAAGTACTGGGCCAGTGCTTGTGTTTGAAAAGATTTTGTTCAAATTCTGCAA AGACTACGCTCTTTCGTACCTCTCCCTGCGAGCATGTATCGGACTGTGGACCGCCTTCCTGTGTATTGTCCTTGTGGCAACCGACGCCAGTTCCCTCGTTTGTTACATTACCCGCTTCACTGAAGAAGCATTTGCCTCCCTGATctgcattattttcatttatgaaGCAATAGAAAAGCTAATTCACCTGGCGGAGACCTACCCCATCCACATGCACAGCCAGCTGGACCGCCTTAGCCTCTATTA CTGCAGGTGTACTCTCCCAGAGAATCCAAACAACCACACCTTACAGTACTGGAAGGACCACAACATCGTGACAGCGGAAGTCCACTGGGCTAACCTGACTGTCAGT GAGTGCCAGGAGATGCACGGGGAGTTCACGGGCTCCGCGTGCGGCCATCATGGACCCTATACTCCTGACGTGCTCTTTTGGTCCTGCATTCTCTTCTTCACCACCTTCATCCTCTCGAGCACCTTGAAGACGTTTAAGACAAGCCGCTATTTCCCAACCAGA GTCCGCTCCATGGTGAGTGACTTTGCTGTTTTCCTCACTATCTTCACAATGGTGATTATCGACTTTTTGATTGGAGTCCCATCACCAAAGCTTCAAGTTCCCAGTGTATTCAAG cCAACGAGGGATGATCGAGGGTGGATTATTAGCCCCATTGGCCCCAATCCCTGGTGGACTGTGATAGCTGCAATTATCCCAGCTCTCCTCTGCACTATCTTAATATTCATGGACCAGCAGATCACAGCTGTCATCATTAACAGGAAGGAGCACAAGCTCAAG aaAGGATGTGGCTACCACCTGGACCTGCTGATGGTGGCCATCATGCTGGGTGTTTGCTCTGTCATGGGCCTGCCCTGGTTTGTGGCTGCAACTGTCCTGTCCATCACACACGTGAACAGCCTCAAGCTGGAATCTGAGTGCTCTGCCCCTGGAGAACAGCCTAAATTCTTGGGTATCCGAGAACAGAGAGTGACAGGCCTTATGATCTTTGTACTGATGGGCTGCTCAGTCTTCATGACGGCTATATTAAAG TTTATCCCGATGCCAGTGCTCTATGGCGTTTTCCTCTACATGGGAGTTTCTTCGCTGCAGGGGATTCAG TTCTTTGATCGCCTGAAGCTGTTTGGGATGCCTGCAAAGCACCAGCCGGATTTCATCTACCTTCGGCACGTGCCGCTGCGCAAAGTGCATCTCTTCACCCTCATCCAGCTCACCTGCCTTGTCCTGCTCTGGGTCATCAAGGCATCTCCAGCCGCCATCGTCTTCCCAATGATG gttttgGCCTTGGTCTTTGTCAGGAAAGTCATGGATCTCTGTTTCTCTAAGCGAGAGCTGAGCTGGTTAGATGATCTCATGCctgaaagcaaaaagaagaagTTGGACGATGCCAAAAAGAAGGCCAAGGAGGAAGAG GAGGCTGAGAAAATGTTAGAAATTGGGGGAGACAAGTTCCCCTTAGAGAGCAGGAAGTTACTAAGCAGTCCTGGAAAGAACAACAGTTTCAG ATGTGACCCCTCTGAGATTAATATATCTGATGAGATGCCTAAAACCACGGTCTGGAAAGCTCTCAGTATGAATTCgggaaacacaaaggaaaagag TCTCTTCAACTAA
- the SLC4A8 gene encoding electroneutral sodium bicarbonate exchanger 1 isoform X1, which yields MRAGSNEPDGVLSYQRPDEEAVVDQGGTSTILNIHYEKEELEGHRTLYVGVRMPLGRQSHRHHRTHGQKHRRRGRGKGASQGEEGSEALAHGNALAPSGEDTPSQRVQFILGTEEDEEHVPHDLFTELDEICLKEGEDAEWKETARWLKFEEDVEDGGERWSKPYVATLSLHSLFELRSCLINGTVLLDMRANSIEEISDLILDQQELFSDLNDSMRVKVREALLKKHHHQNEKKRNNLIPIVRSFAEVGKKQSDPHLMDKHGQTVSPQSIPTTNLEVKNGVNCEHSPVDLSKVDLHFMKKIPTGAEASNVLVGEVDTLDRPIVAFVRLSPAVLLSGLTEVPIPTRFLFILLGPVGKGQQYHEIGRSMATIMTDEIFHDVAYKAKERDDLLAGIDEFLDQVTVLPPGEWDPSIRIEPPKNVPSQEKRKMPGVPNGNVCHIEPEAHGGHSGPELQRTGRLFGGLVLDIKRKAPWYWSDYRDALSLQCLASFLFLYCACMSPVITFGGLLGEATEGRISAIESLFGASMTGIAYSLFAGQALTILGSTGPVLVFEKILFKFCKDYALSYLSLRACIGLWTAFLCIVLVATDASSLVCYITRFTEEAFASLICIIFIYEAIEKLIHLAETYPIHMHSQLDRLSLYYCRCTLPENPNNHTLQYWKDHNIVTAEVHWANLTVSECQEMHGEFTGSACGHHGPYTPDVLFWSCILFFTTFILSSTLKTFKTSRYFPTRVRSMVSDFAVFLTIFTMVIIDFLIGVPSPKLQVPSVFKPTRDDRGWIISPIGPNPWWTVIAAIIPALLCTILIFMDQQITAVIINRKEHKLKKGCGYHLDLLMVAIMLGVCSVMGLPWFVAATVLSITHVNSLKLESECSAPGEQPKFLGIREQRVTGLMIFVLMGCSVFMTAILKFIPMPVLYGVFLYMGVSSLQGIQFFDRLKLFGMPAKHQPDFIYLRHVPLRKVHLFTLIQLTCLVLLWVIKASPAAIVFPMMVLALVFVRKVMDLCFSKRELSWLDDLMPESKKKKLDDAKKKAKEEEEAEKMLEIGGDKFPLESRKLLSSPGKNNSFRCDPSEINISDEMPKTTVWKALSMNSGNTKEKSLFN from the exons ACACACCATCTCAGCGTGTTCAGTTCATTCTTGGCACTGAGGAAGATGAGGAGCATGTGCCTCACGACCTGTTCACAGAGCTGGATGAGATCTGTCTGAAAGAGGGAGAAGATGCCGAGTGGAAGGAGACAGCCAG GTGGCTGAAGTTTGAAGAGGATGTCGAGGACGGGGGAGAACGCTGGAGCAAGCCTTACGTGGCGACCCTATCACTGCACAGTCTCTTTGAGCTCAGGAGCTGCCTTATCAATGGGACGGTCCTCCTGGATATGCGAGCAAATAGCATAGAAGAAATTTCAG ACCTGATCCTGGACCAGCAAGAACTGTTCAGTGACCTGAATGACAGCATGAGGGTTAAAGTACGAGAAGCCCTTCTCAAAAAGCACCATcatcagaatgaaaagaagagaaataacctCATCCCCATTGTCCGTTCCTTTGCTGAAGTGGGCAAGAAGCAGTCTGATCCACATTTAATGGATAAACATG GTCAAACCGTGTCTCCTCAGTCCATTCCAACTACAAATCTAGAAGTGAAAAATGGTGTGAATTGTGAACACAGTCCTGTGGATTTAAGCAAG gTGGACCTTCACTTTATGAAAAAAATCCCCACTGGGGCAGAGGCCTCGAATGTCCTGGTTGGAGAGGTGGACACGCTGGACCGCCCCATCGTTGCCTTTGTGAGGCTGTCTCCGGCCGTCCTTCTGTCAGGCCTGACGGAAGTGCCCATCCCAACAAG ATTTTTGTTTATCCTGTTGGGTCCGGTAGGGAAAGGTCAGCAGTACCATGAGATTGGCAGATCCATGGCCACCATCATGACAGATGAG aTTTTTCATGATGTGGCATACAAGGCAAAAGAGCGAGACGACCTGCTGGCAGGGATTGATGAGTTCCTAGACCAGGTGACGGTGCTGCCTCCAGGGGAGTGGGACCCATCCATTAGGATTGAGCCACCCAAAAACGTCCCTTCCCAG gagaaaaggaaaatgcctGGAGTCCCAAATGGAAATGTTTGCCATATCGAACCGGAAGCACATGGGGGCCACAGCGGACCAGAGCTTCAGCGCACTGGGCG GCTCTTTGGGGGCTTGGTGCTGGACATCAAGCGGAAGGCCCCCTGGTACTGGAGCGACTACCGGGATGCACTTAGCTTACAGTGTTTGGCCTCCTTTCTGTTCCTGTACTGTGCCTGCATGTCACCTGTCATCACCTTTGGGGGATTGCTCGGAGAAGCCACCGAGGGGCGCATA agTGCAATTGAATCCTTGTTTGGAGCCTCCATGACGGGGATTGCCTACTCCTTGTTTGCTGGACAGGCTCTCACCATCCTGGGAAGTACTGGGCCAGTGCTTGTGTTTGAAAAGATTTTGTTCAAATTCTGCAA AGACTACGCTCTTTCGTACCTCTCCCTGCGAGCATGTATCGGACTGTGGACCGCCTTCCTGTGTATTGTCCTTGTGGCAACCGACGCCAGTTCCCTCGTTTGTTACATTACCCGCTTCACTGAAGAAGCATTTGCCTCCCTGATctgcattattttcatttatgaaGCAATAGAAAAGCTAATTCACCTGGCGGAGACCTACCCCATCCACATGCACAGCCAGCTGGACCGCCTTAGCCTCTATTA CTGCAGGTGTACTCTCCCAGAGAATCCAAACAACCACACCTTACAGTACTGGAAGGACCACAACATCGTGACAGCGGAAGTCCACTGGGCTAACCTGACTGTCAGT GAGTGCCAGGAGATGCACGGGGAGTTCACGGGCTCCGCGTGCGGCCATCATGGACCCTATACTCCTGACGTGCTCTTTTGGTCCTGCATTCTCTTCTTCACCACCTTCATCCTCTCGAGCACCTTGAAGACGTTTAAGACAAGCCGCTATTTCCCAACCAGA GTCCGCTCCATGGTGAGTGACTTTGCTGTTTTCCTCACTATCTTCACAATGGTGATTATCGACTTTTTGATTGGAGTCCCATCACCAAAGCTTCAAGTTCCCAGTGTATTCAAG cCAACGAGGGATGATCGAGGGTGGATTATTAGCCCCATTGGCCCCAATCCCTGGTGGACTGTGATAGCTGCAATTATCCCAGCTCTCCTCTGCACTATCTTAATATTCATGGACCAGCAGATCACAGCTGTCATCATTAACAGGAAGGAGCACAAGCTCAAG aaAGGATGTGGCTACCACCTGGACCTGCTGATGGTGGCCATCATGCTGGGTGTTTGCTCTGTCATGGGCCTGCCCTGGTTTGTGGCTGCAACTGTCCTGTCCATCACACACGTGAACAGCCTCAAGCTGGAATCTGAGTGCTCTGCCCCTGGAGAACAGCCTAAATTCTTGGGTATCCGAGAACAGAGAGTGACAGGCCTTATGATCTTTGTACTGATGGGCTGCTCAGTCTTCATGACGGCTATATTAAAG TTTATCCCGATGCCAGTGCTCTATGGCGTTTTCCTCTACATGGGAGTTTCTTCGCTGCAGGGGATTCAG TTCTTTGATCGCCTGAAGCTGTTTGGGATGCCTGCAAAGCACCAGCCGGATTTCATCTACCTTCGGCACGTGCCGCTGCGCAAAGTGCATCTCTTCACCCTCATCCAGCTCACCTGCCTTGTCCTGCTCTGGGTCATCAAGGCATCTCCAGCCGCCATCGTCTTCCCAATGATG gttttgGCCTTGGTCTTTGTCAGGAAAGTCATGGATCTCTGTTTCTCTAAGCGAGAGCTGAGCTGGTTAGATGATCTCATGCctgaaagcaaaaagaagaagTTGGACGATGCCAAAAAGAAGGCCAAGGAGGAAGAG GAGGCTGAGAAAATGTTAGAAATTGGGGGAGACAAGTTCCCCTTAGAGAGCAGGAAGTTACTAAGCAGTCCTGGAAAGAACAACAGTTTCAG ATGTGACCCCTCTGAGATTAATATATCTGATGAGATGCCTAAAACCACGGTCTGGAAAGCTCTCAGTATGAATTCgggaaacacaaaggaaaagag TCTCTTCAACTAA
- the SLC4A8 gene encoding electroneutral sodium bicarbonate exchanger 1 isoform X3, protein MKKLWWIKVGPVQFSTFTMRRRSWKTFCFFPGHRTLYVGVRMPLGRQSHRHHRTHGQKHRRRGRGKGASQGEEGSEALAHGNALAPSGEDTPSQRVQFILGTEEDEEHVPHDLFTELDEICLKEGEDAEWKETARWLKFEEDVEDGGERWSKPYVATLSLHSLFELRSCLINGTVLLDMRANSIEEISDLILDQQELFSDLNDSMRVKVREALLKKHHHQNEKKRNNLIPIVRSFAEVGKKQSDPHLMDKHGQTVSPQSIPTTNLEVKNGVNCEHSPVDLSKVDLHFMKKIPTGAEASNVLVGEVDTLDRPIVAFVRLSPAVLLSGLTEVPIPTRFLFILLGPVGKGQQYHEIGRSMATIMTDEIFHDVAYKAKERDDLLAGIDEFLDQVTVLPPGEWDPSIRIEPPKNVPSQEKRKMPGVPNGNVCHIEPEAHGGHSGPELQRTGRLFGGLVLDIKRKAPWYWSDYRDALSLQCLASFLFLYCACMSPVITFGGLLGEATEGRISAIESLFGASMTGIAYSLFAGQALTILGSTGPVLVFEKILFKFCKDYALSYLSLRACIGLWTAFLCIVLVATDASSLVCYITRFTEEAFASLICIIFIYEAIEKLIHLAETYPIHMHSQLDRLSLYYCRCTLPENPNNHTLQYWKDHNIVTAEVHWANLTVSECQEMHGEFTGSACGHHGPYTPDVLFWSCILFFTTFILSSTLKTFKTSRYFPTRVRSMVSDFAVFLTIFTMVIIDFLIGVPSPKLQVPSVFKPTRDDRGWIISPIGPNPWWTVIAAIIPALLCTILIFMDQQITAVIINRKEHKLKKGCGYHLDLLMVAIMLGVCSVMGLPWFVAATVLSITHVNSLKLESECSAPGEQPKFLGIREQRVTGLMIFVLMGCSVFMTAILKFIPMPVLYGVFLYMGVSSLQGIQFFDRLKLFGMPAKHQPDFIYLRHVPLRKVHLFTLIQLTCLVLLWVIKASPAAIVFPMMVLALVFVRKVMDLCFSKRELSWLDDLMPESKKKKLDDAKKKAKEEEEAEKMLEIGGDKFPLESRKLLSSPGKNNSFRCDPSEINISDEMPKTTVWKALSMNSGNTKEKSLFN, encoded by the exons ACACACCATCTCAGCGTGTTCAGTTCATTCTTGGCACTGAGGAAGATGAGGAGCATGTGCCTCACGACCTGTTCACAGAGCTGGATGAGATCTGTCTGAAAGAGGGAGAAGATGCCGAGTGGAAGGAGACAGCCAG GTGGCTGAAGTTTGAAGAGGATGTCGAGGACGGGGGAGAACGCTGGAGCAAGCCTTACGTGGCGACCCTATCACTGCACAGTCTCTTTGAGCTCAGGAGCTGCCTTATCAATGGGACGGTCCTCCTGGATATGCGAGCAAATAGCATAGAAGAAATTTCAG ACCTGATCCTGGACCAGCAAGAACTGTTCAGTGACCTGAATGACAGCATGAGGGTTAAAGTACGAGAAGCCCTTCTCAAAAAGCACCATcatcagaatgaaaagaagagaaataacctCATCCCCATTGTCCGTTCCTTTGCTGAAGTGGGCAAGAAGCAGTCTGATCCACATTTAATGGATAAACATG GTCAAACCGTGTCTCCTCAGTCCATTCCAACTACAAATCTAGAAGTGAAAAATGGTGTGAATTGTGAACACAGTCCTGTGGATTTAAGCAAG gTGGACCTTCACTTTATGAAAAAAATCCCCACTGGGGCAGAGGCCTCGAATGTCCTGGTTGGAGAGGTGGACACGCTGGACCGCCCCATCGTTGCCTTTGTGAGGCTGTCTCCGGCCGTCCTTCTGTCAGGCCTGACGGAAGTGCCCATCCCAACAAG ATTTTTGTTTATCCTGTTGGGTCCGGTAGGGAAAGGTCAGCAGTACCATGAGATTGGCAGATCCATGGCCACCATCATGACAGATGAG aTTTTTCATGATGTGGCATACAAGGCAAAAGAGCGAGACGACCTGCTGGCAGGGATTGATGAGTTCCTAGACCAGGTGACGGTGCTGCCTCCAGGGGAGTGGGACCCATCCATTAGGATTGAGCCACCCAAAAACGTCCCTTCCCAG gagaaaaggaaaatgcctGGAGTCCCAAATGGAAATGTTTGCCATATCGAACCGGAAGCACATGGGGGCCACAGCGGACCAGAGCTTCAGCGCACTGGGCG GCTCTTTGGGGGCTTGGTGCTGGACATCAAGCGGAAGGCCCCCTGGTACTGGAGCGACTACCGGGATGCACTTAGCTTACAGTGTTTGGCCTCCTTTCTGTTCCTGTACTGTGCCTGCATGTCACCTGTCATCACCTTTGGGGGATTGCTCGGAGAAGCCACCGAGGGGCGCATA agTGCAATTGAATCCTTGTTTGGAGCCTCCATGACGGGGATTGCCTACTCCTTGTTTGCTGGACAGGCTCTCACCATCCTGGGAAGTACTGGGCCAGTGCTTGTGTTTGAAAAGATTTTGTTCAAATTCTGCAA AGACTACGCTCTTTCGTACCTCTCCCTGCGAGCATGTATCGGACTGTGGACCGCCTTCCTGTGTATTGTCCTTGTGGCAACCGACGCCAGTTCCCTCGTTTGTTACATTACCCGCTTCACTGAAGAAGCATTTGCCTCCCTGATctgcattattttcatttatgaaGCAATAGAAAAGCTAATTCACCTGGCGGAGACCTACCCCATCCACATGCACAGCCAGCTGGACCGCCTTAGCCTCTATTA CTGCAGGTGTACTCTCCCAGAGAATCCAAACAACCACACCTTACAGTACTGGAAGGACCACAACATCGTGACAGCGGAAGTCCACTGGGCTAACCTGACTGTCAGT GAGTGCCAGGAGATGCACGGGGAGTTCACGGGCTCCGCGTGCGGCCATCATGGACCCTATACTCCTGACGTGCTCTTTTGGTCCTGCATTCTCTTCTTCACCACCTTCATCCTCTCGAGCACCTTGAAGACGTTTAAGACAAGCCGCTATTTCCCAACCAGA GTCCGCTCCATGGTGAGTGACTTTGCTGTTTTCCTCACTATCTTCACAATGGTGATTATCGACTTTTTGATTGGAGTCCCATCACCAAAGCTTCAAGTTCCCAGTGTATTCAAG cCAACGAGGGATGATCGAGGGTGGATTATTAGCCCCATTGGCCCCAATCCCTGGTGGACTGTGATAGCTGCAATTATCCCAGCTCTCCTCTGCACTATCTTAATATTCATGGACCAGCAGATCACAGCTGTCATCATTAACAGGAAGGAGCACAAGCTCAAG aaAGGATGTGGCTACCACCTGGACCTGCTGATGGTGGCCATCATGCTGGGTGTTTGCTCTGTCATGGGCCTGCCCTGGTTTGTGGCTGCAACTGTCCTGTCCATCACACACGTGAACAGCCTCAAGCTGGAATCTGAGTGCTCTGCCCCTGGAGAACAGCCTAAATTCTTGGGTATCCGAGAACAGAGAGTGACAGGCCTTATGATCTTTGTACTGATGGGCTGCTCAGTCTTCATGACGGCTATATTAAAG TTTATCCCGATGCCAGTGCTCTATGGCGTTTTCCTCTACATGGGAGTTTCTTCGCTGCAGGGGATTCAG TTCTTTGATCGCCTGAAGCTGTTTGGGATGCCTGCAAAGCACCAGCCGGATTTCATCTACCTTCGGCACGTGCCGCTGCGCAAAGTGCATCTCTTCACCCTCATCCAGCTCACCTGCCTTGTCCTGCTCTGGGTCATCAAGGCATCTCCAGCCGCCATCGTCTTCCCAATGATG gttttgGCCTTGGTCTTTGTCAGGAAAGTCATGGATCTCTGTTTCTCTAAGCGAGAGCTGAGCTGGTTAGATGATCTCATGCctgaaagcaaaaagaagaagTTGGACGATGCCAAAAAGAAGGCCAAGGAGGAAGAG GAGGCTGAGAAAATGTTAGAAATTGGGGGAGACAAGTTCCCCTTAGAGAGCAGGAAGTTACTAAGCAGTCCTGGAAAGAACAACAGTTTCAG ATGTGACCCCTCTGAGATTAATATATCTGATGAGATGCCTAAAACCACGGTCTGGAAAGCTCTCAGTATGAATTCgggaaacacaaaggaaaagag TCTCTTCAACTAA